In Tuberibacillus sp. Marseille-P3662, the following proteins share a genomic window:
- a CDS encoding YpjP family protein, whose protein sequence is MPKLPKWLKKSFVTMVTVLTLGTVVPQVNIQAESKPSNTDIEGSKDHKGLSSAATVEQTLVVDQPTEQADFDANETLDSWPEIAATINDNDELLARFNEYTREQAESQGFAKFGDTISAEIGPTYSQKIVPKFGDAVLSLANTTDDHLLKFVDVSNNPAGGTGERILNVYDTRTGEEMIKFHVRRDHPPQEGYWFNFHYHTYEDGFQSHRELEKVYWDKNMPPKWVN, encoded by the coding sequence ATGCCAAAATTACCAAAATGGTTAAAAAAATCGTTTGTAACGATGGTAACGGTATTGACGCTTGGGACAGTCGTTCCACAAGTTAATATACAAGCTGAGTCAAAGCCATCCAATACTGATATTGAAGGGTCAAAAGATCATAAAGGATTATCGTCAGCAGCAACGGTAGAGCAAACCCTTGTTGTTGATCAACCCACCGAACAAGCTGATTTTGATGCTAATGAGACACTGGACAGTTGGCCGGAAATTGCGGCAACAATCAATGATAATGATGAACTATTAGCACGTTTTAATGAATATACACGTGAACAAGCCGAATCGCAAGGTTTTGCTAAGTTTGGAGACACGATTTCAGCAGAAATTGGTCCAACTTATAGCCAAAAAATTGTCCCAAAATTTGGCGATGCTGTTCTATCACTTGCGAATACAACCGATGATCATCTTTTGAAATTTGTTGATGTCAGCAATAATCCAGCTGGCGGTACCGGGGAACGGATACTGAATGTCTATGATACACGCACAGGTGAGGAAATGATTAAATTCCATGTGCGCCGGGATCACCCGCCACAAGAAGGTTACTGGTTTAACTTTCATTACCATACGTATGAAGATGGATTCCAGTCACACCGTGAATTGGAAAAAGTGTATTGGGATAAAAATATGCCGCCCAAATGGGTGAACTAA
- a CDS encoding xanthine phosphoribosyltransferase: MEALEQKIRSEGQVLSRDILKVDTFLNHQIDPELMQQIGDTFAERFRSKGITKVLTIESSGIAPAIFTAQTLGVPLVFARKKQSLTLKQDLVTADVYSYTKNEANKIFISDQFLTPHDSVLIIDDFLAKGEAAKGLARIVEQTGAKVAGLGIVIEKSFQDGRAELDELGYHVESLARIAALHDNGNIDFKREESEVVTNGIQT, translated from the coding sequence ATGGAAGCATTAGAACAGAAAATCAGATCAGAGGGTCAAGTGCTAAGTCGCGATATCTTAAAGGTCGATACGTTTTTGAATCATCAAATAGATCCCGAGCTTATGCAGCAAATCGGTGATACATTTGCTGAACGTTTCCGGTCTAAAGGCATCACAAAAGTATTAACCATTGAATCTTCTGGGATTGCACCGGCGATTTTCACAGCACAAACGTTAGGGGTTCCGTTAGTGTTTGCACGTAAAAAACAATCATTAACCCTCAAGCAAGATCTAGTGACAGCTGATGTCTATTCATATACAAAAAATGAAGCAAATAAAATATTTATCTCTGACCAATTTTTGACGCCTCATGACTCTGTCTTAATCATCGATGATTTTCTTGCCAAAGGCGAGGCTGCTAAGGGCTTAGCTCGTATTGTCGAACAAACGGGTGCCAAGGTTGCTGGTCTTGGTATTGTCATTGAAAAGTCATTCCAAGATGGACGAGCTGAACTCGATGAATTAGGTTATCATGTTGAATCACTTGCACGGATTGCCGCGCTTCATGATAATGGCAACATTGATTTCAAACGCGAAGAGAGCGAGGTGGTCACAAATGGAATTCAAACGTGA